The following coding sequences are from one Nicotiana tabacum cultivar K326 chromosome 1, ASM71507v2, whole genome shotgun sequence window:
- the LOC107769265 gene encoding uncharacterized protein LOC107769265, which produces MLTEFFLMNRGNKDAKNLNLLYREFSEYFVWSSTDKTWTRRQRGNAIGRIVTCHPTEEERYYLRLLLMNVRGPKSYEDLRTVNGLCCTTFREAAERRGLLFCDNNLVECMSEAVSYQMLSNLRQLYAMLLIYCNPTNPRELWEKFETPMSEDFKRNLNIDAREIPYKVLNHINNILHSMGRNINEFELILEVIKPYAIAKEAKYVDFERNIIVSDEDLLLKNKLNIEQRRAYNMILDRIFSNRPGAFFIDGPGGTGKSFLYHALLATVRHKGFIALATASSGIAASLLPGGRTAHSRFKIPIDVNENFSCNIIKQSSLASLIGDAKLIVWDEISMAKKQTVEAFDLLLRDLMETNILFGGKVVVFSGDFRQTLPVVRSGKKEDFICESLLCSEIWNQLEKLQLSENIRAKTDPAFCEYLMRIGDGKEQQNDCGKIEIPHSLIIPYTSEKESLNLLFRVTYPHLYKCHSNASFITSRAILTTKNDFVDEINDMLLAQFPTTEKVYIATDETTDPKDQSEYEDFLHILNPAGLPPYKLSLKKNCPNMLLRNLNPSESLCNGTRLIYNDFKTHVISATISSGDFKNKHINSNMGERLTINAITPKTEEWTYKIQVVDKGRPKDNKEKIKKYQLMTLQDEEENQVQAIKFNADITHFEDLFDPFHTYLVSVAQVKESSYLYGNPINKFTWTIDRSPIVEPIEKVTPP; this is translated from the exons ATGTTAACTGAGTTCTTTTTAATGAATAGAGGAAACAAAGATGCTAAGAACCTGAATTTATTATATCGAGAATTTTCCGAATACTTTGTATGGTCATCAACAGATAAAACATGGACACGCCGTCAACGAGGAAATGCTATTGGTCGCATTGTGACATGTCATCCAACCGAAGAAGAAAGATACTATCTTAGACTACTTCTAATGAATGTAAGAGGACCAAAATCATATGAAGATTTGCGAACAGTAAATGGACTATGTTGTACCACATTTAGAGAAGCTGCAGAAAGAAGAGGATTACTATTTTGTGATAATAATTTGGTAGAATGCATGTCTGAAGCTGTAAGTTACCAAATGCTATCCAATTTAAGACAATTATATGCTATGTTATTGATCTATTGTAATCCAACTAATCCAAgagaattatgggaaaaatttgaaaCCCCAATGTCTGAAGATTTCAAAAGAAATCTGAATATAGATGCAAGGGAAATTCCTTACAAAGTGTTAAACCATATTAATAATATTCTTCATTCAATGGGGCGTAATATTAATGAATTTGAACTAATTTTAGAAGTGATAAAGCCATATGCAATAGCGAAAGAAGCTAAATATGTTGATTTCGAGAGAAATATCATTGTTAGTGATGAAGATTTACTGTtgaaaaacaaattaaatatTGAACAAAGAAGAgcttacaatatgattctcgATAGAATATTTTCAAATAGACCAGGGGCATTCTTtattgacggtcccggtgggacTGGTAAAAGTTTTTTATATCATGCTTTATTAGCTACTGTGAGACACAAAGGATTCATAGCTTTAGCAACTGCAAGTTCCGGTATTGCAGCTTCACTTCTTCCTGGAGGTCGAACTGCTCATTCTCGCTTTAAAATTCCTATTGATGTCAATGAGAACTTCAGCTGCAATATTATTAAACAAAGCTCATTAGCGTCTTTAATAGGAGATGCAAAACTAATTGTATGGGATGAAATTTCAATGGCCAAAAAGCAAACAGTGGAAGcatttgatttgcttttaagagATCTAATGGAAACAAATATACTATTTGGAGGAAAGGTAGTTGTCTTTAGTGGTGATTTTAGACAAACTCTTCCCGTAGTTCGTAGTGGCAAAAAGGAAGATTTTATTTGTGAAAGTTTATTGTGCTCTGAAATTTGGAATCAACTTGAAAAATTACAACTATCTGAGAATATACGTGCTAAAACAGATCCTGCCTTTTGTGAATATTTAATGAGAATTGGTGATGGAAAAGAACAGCAAAATGACTGTGGAAAAATTGAAATTCCTCATTCCCTCATTATTCCTTATACTTCTGAAAAAGAATCCTTGAATTTGCTCTTCCGAGTTACTTATCCTCATTTATACAAATGTCATTCAAATGCTTCCTTTATTACTTCTCGTGCTATTCTAACAACCAAAAATGATTTTGTTGATGAAATAAATGACATGCTGCTTGCTCAATTTCCAACTACTGAAAAAGTTTACATTGCTACTGATGAGACAACTGATCCAAAAGATCAGAGTGAGTACGAAGATTTTTTGCACATTTTAAATCCTGCAGGTCTACCTCCTTATAAATTATCTTTGAAGAAAAATTGCCCCAATATGTTATTAAGAAATCTAAATCCCAGTGAAAGTTTATGCAATGGAACACGGTTAATTTATAATGATTTTAAAACCCATGTTATCAGTGCAACAATATCTAGCGgcgattttaaaaataaacat ATTAATTCCAATATGGGTGAAAGGTTAACTATCAATGCAATCACTCCCAAAACGGAAGAATGGACCTATAAGATCCAAGTAGTTGATAAAGGTCGTCCCAAAGACAACaaagagaaaatcaaaaaatatcaacTCATGACATTACAGGATGAAGAG GAAAATCAAGtccaagcaatcaagttcaatgCTGATATAACACATTTTGAAGATTTATTTGATCCTTTCCATACTTACTTGGTGTCAGTTGCACAAGTGAAGGAGTCATCTTATTTGTATGGAAATCCAATTAACAAATTCACTTGGACAATTGATAGAAGCCCCATTGTCGAGCCAATTGAAAAGGTCACTCCTCCATAG
- the LOC107769255 gene encoding uncharacterized protein LOC107769255, whose protein sequence is MDAIALEQRFGKPDIFFTMTCNPSWPEIKENLLSIDETQNRPDLISGVFLAKLEELKKDIVKTQIFGKVATFMYTVEFQKRGLPHAHFLIILDEKYKLLTPEAYDHFVYAEIPDEKENPTLYSLVIDHMMHGPCGELNPTNSFMKKKTGQCKFKYPKEFAEQTTKGKNSYPIYRRRNTGKKVKIRGHLLDNAWVVPYNPYLLYKFNCHINIEICSDIKVVKYIYKYICKGHDKIAFHIYANDTNVEIDEIKEYQSARWVSPLEATWRIFAFPISEMFSNVYHLQLHLDGQ, encoded by the coding sequence ATGGATGCTATTGCATTAGAGCAACGCTTTGGAAAACCTGATATATTTTTTACTATGACCTGTAATCCTTCTTGGCctgaaataaaagaaaacctCCTGTCAATAGATGAAACACAAAATAGACCGGATTTAATAAGTGGAGTATTTCTAGCAAAATTAGAAGAGTTGAAAAAGGATATTGTCAAAACACAAATATTTGGCAAAGTCGCAACATTTATGTATACAGTGGAATTTCAAAAACGGGGACTTCCACATGctcattttcttataatccttgATGAAAAATATAAGTTACTAACTCCTGAAGCATATGACCATTTTGTATATGCTGAAATACCCGATGAAAAAGAAAATCCTACTCTATACTCACTTGTTATAGATCACATGATGCACGGTCCATGTGGAgaattaaatccaacaaattCTTTTATGAAGAAAAAAACAGGTCAATGTAAATTTAAGTATCCTAAAGAGTTTGCAGAACAAacaactaaaggaaaaaattcgtATCCAATTTATAGAAGGCGAAACACAGGAAAGAAAGTGAAAATTAGAGGACACCTTCTTGATAATGCATGGGTTGTTCCTTATAATCCATATTTACTTTATAAATTCAATTGTCATATAAATATTGAGATTTGTTCTGATATTAAAGTTGTCAAGTACATCTATAAGTATATTTGCAAAGGACATGATAAAATTGCATTTCATATATATGCTAATGATACAAATGTAGAAATAGATGAAATAAAGGAATACCAATCTGCTAGGTGGGTTTCACCGCTTGAGGCTACATGGCGTATATTTGCTTTCCCTATTAGTGAAATGTTTTCAAATGTATATCATCTTCAGCTACATCTTGATGGACAATAA